The following are encoded together in the Bos javanicus breed banteng chromosome 4, ARS-OSU_banteng_1.0, whole genome shotgun sequence genome:
- the IL6 gene encoding interleukin-6 codes for MNSRFTSAFTPFAVSLGLLLVMTSAFPTPGPLGEDFKNDTTPGRLLLTTPEKTEALIKRMVDKISAMRKEICEKNDECESSKETLAENKLNLPKMEEKDGCFQSGFNQAICLIRTTAGLLEYQIYLDYLQNEYEGNQENVRDLRKNIRTLIQILKQKIADLITTPATNTDLLEKMQSSNEWVKNAKIILILRNLENFLQFSLRAIRMK; via the exons ATGAACTCCCGCTTCACAA GCGCCTTCACTCCATTCGCTGTCTCCCTGGGGCTGCTCCTGGTGATGACTTCTGCTTTCCCTACCCCGGGTCCCCTGGGAGAAGATTTCAAAAATGACACCACCCCAGGCAGACTACTTCTGACCACTCCAGAGAAAACCGAAGCTCTCATTAAGCGCATGGTCGACAAAATCTCTGCAATGAGAAAGGAG ATATGTGAGAAGAATGATGAGTGTGAAAGCAGCAAGGAGACACTGGCAGAAAATAAGCTGAATCTTCCAAAAATGGAGGAAAAGGACGGATGCTTCCAATCTGGGTTCAATCAG GCGATTTGCTTGATCAGAACCACTGCTGGTCTTCTGGAGTATCAGATATACCTGGACTACCTCCAGAACGAGTATGAGGGAAATCAGGAAAATGTCAGGGATTTGAGGAAAAATATCAGAACACTGATCCAGATCCTGAAGCAAAAG ATCGCAGATCTAATAACCACTCCAGCCACAAACACTGACCTGCTGGAGAAGATGCAGTCTTCAAACGAGTGGGTAAAGAACGCAAAGATTATCCTCATCCTGAGAAACCTTGAGAATTTCCTGCAGTTCAGCCTGAGAGCTATTCGGATGAAGTAG